The genomic stretch ATCCTGGTAACCGCCGCCCGCCGCCCGCCGCCCGCCGCCCGCCGCCCACCGTGCGCGCCGGCCGGCCGTTTGGCCGCCCGTGTGCGATGGCCCGCTGTCCAAGTGCCCCGGCGGCTCACTTCGGAGCACCTGGGTCGAGCGTGGCGGTGTAGGAACGGAGGTGCGCGGGGCGACGGTGCGGGGTCACATCCGGTGCCGTAGCAACCGGTTGCAGAAACCTTGACGGCACGACCGGCAAACGTCAAGGTTTATTCTGGCAACCGTTTGCAAGGGAGGACGGCGATGGCGGCGACGATCAAAGACGTGGCGCGCGCCTGCGGCGTCCACGTGTCCACCGTGTCCCGCACCTTCTCCGCGCCGCACCTGGTCAATCCTGCCACCAGGAGTCGCGTGATGGCCGCCGCGGACGACCTCGGCTACCGCCCCAACCGGGCGGCCAGGGCGCTCACGACGGGACGCACGTTCAACATGGGCCTCATTGTGGCGGACATCGCCAACCCGTTCTTCCCGCCGCTCATCAAGGCCGCCCAGTCGCAGGCCCGAGGCCGCGATTACCACGTGTTCGTGGCCGACACCGACGAGGACCCGCGGGTGGAGGAGGAGCTGATCAGGACGTTCACCAAGCAGGTGGACGGCGTCCTGCTGTGCAGCCCCCGCCTGTCCAACCGGATGATCGAGCGCCTGGCCGAGGACGTGCCGTTCGTGGTGATCAACCGCCGGATCAAGGGCATGCCCGCGGTGCTCATGAACGTCGCACAGGGCGCCAAGCTCGCCCTGGAGCACCTGACCGGGCTCGGCCACCGCAGGATCGCCCTCGTATCGGGCCCGATCGGCTCGTGGACCAGCAACGAGATGCAGGGCGTCGCCGCCGAGGCGCCGGGACTCGACCTCGTCTTCTTCGGCCCCAACCAGCCCACGGAGGCCGGCGGTCTGGCCGTGGCCGCGGACGTGGCGGCCTGCGGGGCGACCGCCGTGCTGGCGTACAACGATCTCGTCGCGATTGGCCTGATCGAGGGGCTGGCCGCGATGGAGATCGGGGTACCAGACCAGATAAGTGTCATCGGGTTCGACGACATCCTCCCGGGCCGGCTCAACCGGCCCAAGCTGACCACGGTGGCCATGCCTGCCGTGGCGGCCGGCAGGATGGCCGTCGACCTGCTGCTGCAGTCGGGGGGCGAGGGCGCGACCGTGACCCTCGACACCGCCCTCATCGTCCGCGAGTCCACGGGAAGGGCCCAAAAATGATCTTCGGAACGCTGCCGTCGGGGGAGCAGGTCGAGCAGGTGGAGCTGTCGTCAGGACGGCTGCGTGCCGAGGTGCTCACCTTGGGAGCCATCGTGCGCTCGCTGGAGGTGTCGGGCCGCAACGTCGTGCTCGGTCTTGACTCGGTCGAGGACTACCTGACCCGCAGCCGCTACTTCGGCGCGGTCGTCGGCAGGTACGGCAACCGCATCGCGAACGGCCGCTTCACCCTCGACGGCGTCGAACACCGGCTCCCGATCAACAACGGCATCAACAGCCTGCACGGCGGCACCGAAGGCTTCGACCGCAAGGTGTGGACCGTTCAGGGCCGCTCCGGCGACTCGGTGACGCTCACGCTGACCAGCCCCGACGGCGACCAGGGATACCCGGGCACGCTGACCGCGCAGGTCACGTACACGCTGGCGGACGACGCGCTGCGCATCGACTACGCGATGGAGACCGACGCGCCGACCGTGGTCAACCTGACCAACCACTCCTACTTCAACCTGGCAGGCAGCGGCGACGTGCGCGAGCACGTGGTGCGGATCGAGGCCGAGCACTACCTGCCGGTGGACGAGCACAAGATCCCCACCGGGGAGCTCGCGCCGGTCAAGGGCACGCCGTTCGACTTCACCGAGCCGCACGCCGTAGCCGAGCGCTACGACGGCGCCTACGACCACTGCTTCGTCCTCGACGGCGGCATGCAGGTCAGGGCCGGCGGCCTGACCATGGAGGTCACGACCACCGAGCCGGGCGTGCAGTTCTACACAGGCAGCATGCTCGACGGCGTCGCCACGCCGTACGGGCCGTTCGCGGGGTTGTGCCTGGAGACGCAGCACTACCCCGACTCGCCCAACCAGCCGCACTTCCCCTCGACCGTGCTGCGGCCGGGCGAGCGCCGCACCTCCACCACGACCTACAGGTTCACGTCCTGACCTGCCGCAGCGGGGCGGCCTTGATCACCAGCAGGGCGACGTCGTCCTGCGACGGCTCGGCGGCGAACGTCTCGACCGCGTGCCGCACCCGTTCGGCCACCGCGTGGGCGCTCAGCCCCGTGCACCCGGACAGCAGCGTCACCAGCCCGTCGCCGTCGTCGAGCAGGCGGTCGCCGTCGCGCCGCTCGGTCACCCCGTCGGTGACGCACAGCAGCACCTCCTCGGGCGCCAGCTCGAACGTCTCGACGTAGAACCTGGCGTCCGCCTCGATGCCCAGGAGCAACTGCGGCGTCGCCACCGCCTGGACCGTGCCATCCGCCCGAAGCAGCAGAGGCGGCGGATGGCCGGCCGAGGCGACCGTACACAGCGCGCCGCCGTGGGGGAGCGGGGTCAGCTCGCCGCACAGCAGGCTGAGGAACCTGCCGTCCTCACCCTCCTCCAGCAGCGCCTGGTTGAGCCGGTCGAGGATCTCGGCCACCGTGTAGTGCTCCTTGGCCAGCAGGCGCACGGCGTGCCTGGCCAGCCCGGTGACCGCCGCCGCCTCGGGCCCGCTGCCGCACACGTCGCCGAGCGCGAAGCACCAGTGGTCGGCCACCGTGAACAGGTCGTAGAAGTCGCCGCCCACGTCCGCGCCCTCCTCGGCCGGCTCGTAGACGACCGCCGACTCCAGGCCCGGCATGGGCGCCACCCGCATGGGCAGCAGGCTGCGCTGCAGCACCCGTGACGTGGTGGCCTGTCTGGCGTACAACATGGCCGTGTGCAGGTTGAGGGCCACCAACCGGCACAGGTCCGCCAGCAGGTCGGCCAGCTCCAGCGGCAGGGTGGGCTCGGTGCGGCCGATCACCAGCGCGCCGTGCGACCTGCCCTGGGTGAGCAGCGGGAACGACAACACGGTTTCCGGGCCGATCGGCCAGCTCACCTCGTTGAGCGAGGTACGCGGGATGGCCGGCAACAACGTGCGCAGGTCGGCGTTGTGCCGCTCCTCGCTGTGCCAGACGTGGGCGAGCCTGGTCATCCCCGCCAGGTCGGTCAGGTAGACCGCCGCCCAGGTGGCGATCTTGGGTACGACGAGCTGCGCCGTCAACGCCGCGATCAGCTCCTCGTCGTGCACCCCCGCGAGCAGCTCGCCCGCCTCGGCCAGGAACGACAGCCGCCCCCGATGCGCCCGGTCCTCCTCCGCCAGCCGCTCCCGCTGCACCGGCACGGCCACCTGGTCGGCGATGTGCTGCAGGCTGACCGTCAGCTCCTGGTCGAAGCGCCCCG from Nonomuraea polychroma encodes the following:
- a CDS encoding LacI family DNA-binding transcriptional regulator; this encodes MAATIKDVARACGVHVSTVSRTFSAPHLVNPATRSRVMAAADDLGYRPNRAARALTTGRTFNMGLIVADIANPFFPPLIKAAQSQARGRDYHVFVADTDEDPRVEEELIRTFTKQVDGVLLCSPRLSNRMIERLAEDVPFVVINRRIKGMPAVLMNVAQGAKLALEHLTGLGHRRIALVSGPIGSWTSNEMQGVAAEAPGLDLVFFGPNQPTEAGGLAVAADVAACGATAVLAYNDLVAIGLIEGLAAMEIGVPDQISVIGFDDILPGRLNRPKLTTVAMPAVAAGRMAVDLLLQSGGEGATVTLDTALIVRESTGRAQK
- a CDS encoding aldose epimerase family protein produces the protein MIFGTLPSGEQVEQVELSSGRLRAEVLTLGAIVRSLEVSGRNVVLGLDSVEDYLTRSRYFGAVVGRYGNRIANGRFTLDGVEHRLPINNGINSLHGGTEGFDRKVWTVQGRSGDSVTLTLTSPDGDQGYPGTLTAQVTYTLADDALRIDYAMETDAPTVVNLTNHSYFNLAGSGDVREHVVRIEAEHYLPVDEHKIPTGELAPVKGTPFDFTEPHAVAERYDGAYDHCFVLDGGMQVRAGGLTMEVTTTEPGVQFYTGSMLDGVATPYGPFAGLCLETQHYPDSPNQPHFPSTVLRPGERRTSTTTYRFTS
- a CDS encoding SpoIIE family protein phosphatase: MDTTRVSSTAFDGTPHAPAHARKFVRQVLGEWRLGHMAEDAVLLTSELVTNAVVHAGTGIELTCRLDVEATPAKLEIEVDDHHPTRTIEEADTTMPVDTMRTSGRGLALAGMLADAWGVTYTRTAKRVWVRMELGDGFDRQEGLPAALPIAPPVESLHVGVIVCDRDGVVESWNSEAEKLLGWPAEQVVGGPLEKLVAWRGHAPYALTLADTLGLGRWRGEARMRHRDGRLVPVYVSHLRNRGQRSAIWMVVAADHRYVLTPPPAPMRREAGRRIKDLLDQDMPFAELLDTIAQIVQVSSGGDAAYVLLSADGGDRFGVAAGAGATAGLVGVLATGVFGADRKAPTMIDDLLAEDVELAEQLRARSLACAPLLVSGEVTGYIVVTAAQPGRFDQELTVSLQHIADQVAVPVQRERLAEEDRAHRGRLSFLAEAGELLAGVHDEELIAALTAQLVVPKIATWAAVYLTDLAGMTRLAHVWHSEERHNADLRTLLPAIPRTSLNEVSWPIGPETVLSFPLLTQGRSHGALVIGRTEPTLPLELADLLADLCRLVALNLHTAMLYARQATTSRVLQRSLLPMRVAPMPGLESAVVYEPAEEGADVGGDFYDLFTVADHWCFALGDVCGSGPEAAAVTGLARHAVRLLAKEHYTVAEILDRLNQALLEEGEDGRFLSLLCGELTPLPHGGALCTVASAGHPPPLLLRADGTVQAVATPQLLLGIEADARFYVETFELAPEEVLLCVTDGVTERRDGDRLLDDGDGLVTLLSGCTGLSAHAVAERVRHAVETFAAEPSQDDVALLVIKAAPLRQVRT